A window of the Lolium perenne isolate Kyuss_39 chromosome 7, Kyuss_2.0, whole genome shotgun sequence genome harbors these coding sequences:
- the LOC139833551 gene encoding uncharacterized protein has translation MASVRHFTAASTDHSPILFSWEERTRPHRRCTEEKLFGYEIMWETHEIFGATLEHIWQQRGKATTLVELQEKINAVTGSLQNWSSTTFGSVRKESRELREELGRLRNDSTRVGLTHTEIKIVDRLVDIDHREVVMWRQRSRIHWLAEGDKNTRFFHLRTSQRKRRNKISSLRRSDGETTDYPLEMANITNDFYRDLYRSEGTKDMEVVLDTVPRRVTCEMNEGLISTITTGEVKEALFQMFPTKAPGPD, from the coding sequence ATGGCGAGTGTTCGTCATTTTACGGCTGCGTCGACTGACCATAGCCCTATACTCTTTTCGTGGGAGGAACGGACGCGGCCGCACCGTCGGTGCACGGAGGAAAAACTGTTCGGGTATGAGATCATGTGGGAGACCCATGAAATTTTTGGCGCAACTCTTGAGCACATTTGGCAACAGAGAGGAAAGGCAACAACCTTGGTCGAGCTCCAGGAAAAAATTAACGCCGTGACGGGTTCTCTTCAGAACTGGAGTTCCACGACCTTTGGGAGTGTCCGCAAGGAGAGCCGTGAGCTCAGGGAGGAGCTTGGTCGACTTCGGAATGATTCAACCCGAGTGGGGCTAACACACACAGAGATCAAAATTGTAGACCGCTTGGTGGACATTGATCACCGGGAAGTGGTGATGTGGAGACAACGCTCCAGGATCCATTGGCTAGCTGAAGGCGACAAAAATACCCGATTCTTCCATCTGAGGACTAGCCAACGGAAGAGAAGAAACAAAATTTCTAGCCTCCGTAGATCGGATGGAGAAACGACGGATTACCCGTTGGAGATGGCTAATATTACTAACGATTTCTATCGTGACTTATACAGGTCAGAGGGCACAAAGGATATGGAGGTGGTGCTCGACACGGTTCCTCGCCGTGTAACGTGTGAGATGAATGAGGGGTTGATTTCGACCATCACTACTGGTGAAGTGAAGGAAGCCCTCTTTCAGATGTTCCCGACAAAAGCGCCGGGGCCCGACTGA
- the LOC127317927 gene encoding uncharacterized protein, translating to MHAGSLCHGDVSSIHIDGYDYDRLFTCQCRYLMLRFMSAFQEQFLEFLIGREHRLLRWVKIISNFSIALVKKKPQ from the exons ATGCACGCCGGCTCTCTTTGCCATGGTGACGTGTCTAGCATCCACATCGACGGCTACGACTATGACCGCCTCTTCACTTGTCAGTGCCGTTACCTCATGCTCCGCTTTATGTCGGCATTCCAG GAGCAATTTCTTGAGTTCTTGATAGGCAGGGAACACCGCCTCCTCCGCTGGGTGAAGATAATCTCAAACTTCTCCATT GCGTTGGTTAAGAAAAAGCCTCAATGA